In Sphingobacteriaceae bacterium, the following proteins share a genomic window:
- a CDS encoding proline dehydrogenase, whose amino-acid sequence MISFDNTENAFKAKTNAELTKSYWLFKLISNPLLVKTGATFGPLALNIGFKGLIKSTIFKQFVGGENIHDCSETIKQLAKYNIGTILDYSVEGKESEQDFDHCLQETLETIEKAKGDKNIPFCVFKVTGLARFDLLQKVSANQSLAATEQAEWERVKNRVNKICTSAHQNDQCIFIDAEESWIQQAIDDLANENMEAFNKSKAIVYNTFQLYRSDRLQYLKDSIQNGKTKGYHVGAKLVRGAYMEKERKRATEMNYPSPIQTSKEKSDEDYNAALKLCVDNIDVMGLCAGTHNEKSSLYLVKLMNEKNIAPSDKRIYFSQLLGMSDHISYNLSLNAYNVAKYVPYGPLKDVMPYLIRRAQENTSVKGQTGRELNLIIKEKQRRAQK is encoded by the coding sequence ATGATTTCCTTCGACAATACAGAAAACGCCTTTAAGGCAAAAACAAACGCAGAACTCACCAAATCTTATTGGTTGTTTAAATTAATCAGTAACCCGCTACTTGTAAAGACTGGCGCCACTTTCGGACCACTTGCACTTAACATTGGTTTCAAAGGATTAATTAAAAGCACCATCTTTAAACAATTTGTAGGCGGTGAAAACATTCACGATTGCAGTGAAACTATTAAACAGCTGGCAAAATATAATATTGGTACAATTCTCGATTACAGCGTAGAAGGAAAAGAAAGCGAGCAGGACTTTGATCATTGTTTGCAGGAAACATTAGAAACAATTGAAAAAGCAAAAGGCGATAAAAACATTCCTTTTTGTGTTTTTAAAGTTACGGGATTAGCCCGCTTCGATCTTCTTCAAAAAGTAAGTGCTAATCAAAGTCTCGCTGCAACAGAGCAAGCAGAATGGGAAAGAGTTAAAAACCGTGTAAATAAAATTTGTACGTCAGCGCATCAAAACGATCAATGCATTTTTATTGATGCTGAAGAAAGCTGGATCCAACAAGCTATCGATGATCTCGCGAACGAGAACATGGAGGCTTTCAATAAGTCAAAAGCAATTGTCTACAATACATTTCAGCTTTATAGAAGTGATAGATTGCAATATCTTAAAGATTCAATTCAAAACGGAAAAACCAAAGGCTACCACGTAGGAGCAAAATTAGTACGTGGAGCTTACATGGAAAAAGAACGCAAACGCGCTACTGAAATGAATTATCCCTCACCAATTCAAACTAGCAAAGAAAAAAGTGACGAAGATTATAACGCAGCCTTAAAACTTTGTGTCGACAACATCGATGTAATGGGCCTGTGCGCCGGTACACACAACGAAAAAAGCAGTTTGTACCTCGTTAAGCTAATGAATGAGAAAAATATCGCACCCTCAGATAAACGCATTTATTTTTCACAGCTTTTAGGAATGAGCGACCACATCTCCTACAACCTTTCTTTAAATGCTTACAATGTTGCTAAATACGTTCCTTACGGACCACTAAAAGACGTAATGCCCTACCTTATTCGCCGTGCACAGGAAAACACCTCTGTAAAGGGCCAAACCGGCCGTGAATTGAACCTGATCATTAAGGAGAAACAAAGAAGGGCGCAGAAATAA